One window from the genome of Faecalibacterium sp. HTF-F encodes:
- the gluQRS gene encoding tRNA glutamyl-Q(34) synthetase GluQRS — translation MQEQAVFTQKTEPVPPTGRFAPSPSGRLHLGNLACSLLAWLSARSRGGRIVLRIEDLDAERCPRVYADLLEQDLDWLGLVWDEGGSTGGPNGPYYQSECAEIYASSFRKLEDRGLVYPCFCSRAQLHAASAPHTSDGNVIYPGTCRGLTAAEIAEKRKKKAPAYRLMVPDEEITFVDGCMGLHTENLLRDCGDFYLRRADGVFAYQLAVVVDDARMGVTEVVRGSDLLSSTARQLYLYRLLGLQAPGFAHCPLLLAPDGRRLSKRDGDQSLENLRTKYTAQEIVGKLAYAYGLQPEPAPRTPESLIGEFSWAKVPKQDVCLPEGLF, via the coding sequence ATGCAAGAACAAGCAGTTTTTACGCAAAAAACAGAGCCTGTACCGCCAACCGGCCGCTTTGCCCCCAGCCCCAGCGGTCGGCTGCATCTGGGCAATCTGGCCTGCAGCCTGCTGGCGTGGCTCAGTGCCAGAAGCCGGGGTGGACGCATCGTACTGCGCATTGAGGATCTGGACGCCGAGCGCTGCCCGCGAGTCTACGCCGACCTGCTGGAGCAGGACCTCGACTGGCTGGGCCTTGTCTGGGACGAGGGCGGCAGCACCGGCGGGCCGAACGGCCCCTATTACCAGAGCGAGTGCGCGGAGATCTACGCCTCCAGCTTCCGGAAGCTGGAGGACAGGGGGCTGGTGTACCCGTGCTTTTGCTCCCGCGCCCAGCTGCACGCGGCCAGTGCGCCCCATACCTCAGACGGCAATGTCATTTACCCCGGCACCTGCCGGGGCCTGACCGCCGCCGAAATTGCAGAAAAACGCAAAAAGAAAGCCCCGGCCTACCGCTTGATGGTGCCGGATGAAGAGATCACATTCGTGGACGGCTGCATGGGCCTGCACACCGAGAACCTGCTGCGGGACTGCGGCGATTTCTACCTGCGCCGGGCAGACGGCGTGTTTGCCTATCAGCTGGCCGTGGTGGTGGACGATGCCCGCATGGGCGTCACCGAAGTGGTGCGCGGGTCAGACCTGCTGTCCTCCACGGCACGGCAGCTGTACCTGTACCGCCTGCTGGGCCTGCAGGCACCGGGGTTTGCCCACTGCCCGCTGCTGCTGGCCCCGGATGGGCGGCGGCTGTCCAAGCGGGACGGCGACCAGAGCCTGGAAAACCTGCGCACAAAATACACCGCGCAGGAGATCGTGGGCAAGCTTGCCTACGCCTACGGTCTGCAGCCGGAACCTGCGCCCCGCACGCCGGAAAGCCTGATCGGAGAGTTTTCCTGGGCAAAGGTGCCAAAGCAGGATGTCTGCCTGCCGGAAGGGCTGTTTTAA
- a CDS encoding PTS transporter subunit EIIC — protein MKHRFTAALERFSRAMLAPLTYLSAAGLLLAAGALLTSTALSGALPLLQWGPVRLMGRILYKCLSAVISNLSVLFCTGLAASLAKQEKHQAAFIALMSYFIYLTAGNVTLAELGLLAQPDGLTGLYGAGQTSVLGIQTVDTGVFGGVLLGLLTAHVYDHTCKKAHRGILGGVFSGERWSFTCMAALAAVLGFGACFVWPPVQKAIAALTGFLAASGNIGLFLYGFLERLLIPTGLHHLVYMPFQFSQLGGQLTVGSVTYTGAYVVMMTEYNLNLPFSDGIVWMYTGFTKTFGYFGIAAAFIFCARRGSRRKTAAQLLPLAFTASLASITEPMDFLFCFSAPVLWLAHAAISGAFIVLLHLCHVTAFTSNLLGSLAMNLSAGVARTHYPVLYLLGLAQIAVYFVVFTALIKALDLPTPGRRPEEPVRPEAAPLDDAGVEKLIAALGGRENICTVDNCFTRLRVTVQDAAFVREQALRELPCSGVVQNGCNVQIVFGIRAPQVRQAVEQRLDRVVC, from the coding sequence ATGAAACACCGGTTCACGGCCGCACTGGAGCGGTTTTCCCGCGCGATGCTGGCCCCGCTGACCTATCTTTCGGCGGCGGGCCTGCTGCTGGCAGCAGGGGCCCTGCTCACCAGCACCGCGCTGTCCGGGGCGCTGCCGCTGCTGCAGTGGGGGCCGGTGCGGCTGATGGGCAGGATCCTTTACAAATGCCTGTCGGCGGTCATCTCCAACCTCAGCGTGCTGTTCTGCACCGGGCTTGCGGCGTCGCTGGCAAAGCAGGAAAAGCATCAGGCGGCGTTCATTGCGCTGATGAGCTACTTCATCTATCTCACCGCCGGCAATGTCACCCTTGCCGAGCTGGGCCTGCTGGCGCAGCCGGACGGCCTGACCGGCCTGTACGGTGCAGGCCAGACCAGTGTGCTGGGCATCCAGACCGTGGATACCGGCGTATTCGGCGGCGTGCTGCTGGGCCTGCTGACGGCCCATGTGTATGACCACACCTGTAAAAAGGCCCACAGGGGGATCCTGGGCGGCGTGTTTTCCGGGGAGCGGTGGTCCTTTACCTGCATGGCAGCGCTGGCGGCGGTGCTGGGCTTTGGGGCCTGTTTTGTCTGGCCTCCGGTGCAAAAGGCCATTGCTGCCCTTACCGGCTTCCTTGCGGCGTCCGGCAATATCGGTCTGTTCCTGTACGGCTTTCTGGAGCGGCTGCTCATCCCCACAGGCCTGCACCATCTGGTGTATATGCCCTTCCAGTTCTCGCAGCTGGGCGGTCAGCTCACGGTGGGCAGCGTCACCTATACCGGTGCCTATGTGGTCATGATGACCGAGTACAATCTGAACCTGCCCTTCTCCGATGGCATCGTGTGGATGTACACCGGCTTTACCAAGACGTTTGGTTACTTTGGCATTGCGGCGGCATTCATCTTCTGTGCCCGGCGCGGCAGCCGCCGCAAAACGGCGGCCCAGCTGCTGCCGCTGGCCTTCACGGCATCGCTGGCCTCGATCACCGAGCCGATGGATTTTCTGTTCTGCTTTTCGGCACCGGTGCTGTGGCTGGCTCACGCGGCCATTTCCGGTGCGTTCATCGTGCTGCTGCACCTGTGCCATGTGACCGCCTTTACCTCCAACCTTCTGGGTTCGCTGGCAATGAACCTCTCTGCCGGTGTGGCCCGCACCCATTATCCGGTGCTCTATCTGCTGGGCCTTGCCCAGATCGCAGTGTACTTTGTGGTCTTCACGGCGCTTATCAAAGCGCTGGACCTGCCCACGCCGGGCCGACGCCCGGAGGAGCCTGTCCGGCCGGAAGCGGCACCGCTGGACGATGCCGGGGTGGAAAAGCTCATCGCCGCCCTCGGCGGGCGGGAGAACATCTGCACGGTGGACAACTGCTTTACCCGCCTGCGGGTCACGGTGCAGGATGCGGCCTTTGTCCGGGAGCAGGCGCTGAGGGAGCTGCCCTGCAGCGGGGTGGTGCAAAACGGCTGCAATGTGCAGATCGTTTTCGGCATCCGTGCGCCACAGGTCCGGCAGGCGGTGGAGCAGCGGCTGGACAGGGTGGTCTGTTGA
- a CDS encoding DUF362 domain-containing protein has product MEASKVYYTDFRCPVGTSLLDKLRRVCIAAGIKDIDMDGKFVAIKMHFGELGNLAFLRPNYAKVVADLCKEQGGLPFLTDCNTLYPGSRKNALEHLTCAQLNGFWPMTTGCQVIIADGLRGTDEAEVPVPNGEYCKTAKIGRAIMDADIFISLTHFKGHESTGFGGTLKNIGMGCGSRAGKMIQHAAGHPEVQQSLCRGCHRCAKECGSDAITYDANNKAVIDQTKCKGCGRCIGACNFDAIYSQCDSANEMLDRKMAEYAAAVCAGRPCFHISLVQDISPNCDCHCENDAPILPDIGIFASFDPVALDQACADACLNAQPLPNSQLGQNLAKPGWNCHHDNFKDSNPNIEWKATLEQAEKIGMGTRQYVLKKV; this is encoded by the coding sequence ATGGAAGCATCCAAAGTTTATTATACAGATTTCCGCTGTCCCGTGGGCACCAGCCTGCTGGACAAGCTGCGCCGCGTGTGCATTGCTGCCGGCATCAAGGACATTGATATGGATGGCAAATTCGTTGCCATCAAGATGCATTTCGGTGAGCTGGGCAATCTGGCATTCCTGCGCCCCAACTACGCCAAGGTGGTGGCTGACCTGTGCAAGGAGCAGGGCGGTCTGCCGTTCCTGACCGACTGCAACACCCTGTACCCGGGCAGCCGCAAGAACGCACTGGAGCACCTCACCTGTGCCCAGCTGAACGGCTTCTGGCCCATGACCACCGGCTGTCAGGTCATCATTGCGGACGGCCTGCGCGGCACCGATGAGGCAGAGGTGCCGGTGCCGAACGGCGAATACTGCAAGACGGCAAAGATCGGCCGCGCCATCATGGATGCGGATATCTTTATCAGCCTGACCCATTTCAAGGGCCACGAATCCACCGGCTTCGGCGGTACTCTCAAGAACATCGGCATGGGCTGCGGCTCCCGCGCGGGCAAGATGATACAGCACGCCGCCGGACACCCGGAGGTGCAGCAGAGCCTGTGCCGCGGCTGCCACCGCTGCGCCAAGGAGTGCGGCTCCGATGCCATCACCTACGATGCCAACAACAAGGCCGTCATTGACCAGACCAAGTGCAAGGGCTGCGGCCGCTGCATCGGTGCCTGCAACTTTGACGCCATCTATTCCCAGTGCGACAGCGCCAATGAGATGCTGGACCGCAAGATGGCCGAGTATGCGGCTGCCGTGTGCGCCGGTCGTCCCTGCTTCCATATTTCTCTGGTGCAGGACATCAGCCCCAACTGCGACTGCCACTGCGAGAACGATGCTCCCATCCTGCCGGATATCGGCATCTTTGCGTCCTTTGACCCGGTGGCGCTGGATCAGGCCTGCGCGGACGCCTGCCTGAATGCACAGCCGCTGCCGAACAGCCAGCTGGGCCAGAACCTTGCAAAGCCCGGCTGGAACTGCCACCATGACAACTTCAAGGATTCCAACCCCAATATTGAGTGGAAGGCCACGCTGGAGCAGGCCGAAAAGATCGGCATGGGCACCCGCCAGTATGTGCTGAAGAAGGTCTGA
- a CDS encoding undecaprenyl-diphosphate phosphatase, with product MAQGGVFTFFEIIKAILMGIVEGITEWLPISSTGHMILLEQVIKFNASEEFMSMFRVVIQLGAIMAVVVLFWGKLWPFGMKRGRVISKPSVWSLWFKVVAATLPVLVISPLDNWMEDHFYNYITVAAMLILYGILFFVVENRRITPHVTKLEQITYRDALIIGLWQCLAIIPGTSRSGATIVGGLLLGLSRACVAEFTFYLAIPVMAGASLLKVVKFAVSGSVMTGTEVAVLAVGCVVAFGVSLAAIRFLMDYVKRHDFKFFGVYRIVLGIIVLAVAAVTAIF from the coding sequence TTGGCACAAGGAGGGGTCTTTACGTTTTTCGAGATCATCAAAGCGATCCTGATGGGCATTGTGGAGGGCATTACCGAATGGCTCCCCATCTCGTCCACCGGTCATATGATCCTGCTGGAGCAGGTCATCAAATTCAATGCAAGTGAAGAGTTCATGTCCATGTTCCGGGTGGTCATCCAGCTGGGTGCCATCATGGCGGTGGTGGTGCTGTTCTGGGGCAAGCTGTGGCCCTTTGGCATGAAGCGGGGCCGCGTCATTTCCAAGCCCAGCGTCTGGAGCCTGTGGTTCAAGGTGGTGGCCGCCACCCTGCCGGTGCTTGTCATCAGCCCGCTGGACAACTGGATGGAAGATCACTTTTACAATTACATCACCGTTGCGGCCATGCTGATCCTGTACGGCATCCTGTTCTTCGTGGTGGAAAACCGCCGCATCACGCCCCATGTGACAAAGCTGGAGCAGATCACCTACCGCGATGCCCTCATCATCGGCCTGTGGCAGTGTCTGGCCATCATCCCGGGCACCTCCCGCTCCGGTGCCACCATCGTGGGCGGCCTGCTGCTGGGCCTGTCCCGCGCCTGCGTGGCAGAGTTCACCTTCTATCTGGCCATCCCGGTCATGGCGGGCGCATCCCTGCTCAAGGTGGTCAAGTTCGCCGTCAGCGGCTCCGTGATGACCGGCACCGAGGTGGCCGTGCTGGCAGTGGGCTGTGTGGTGGCCTTTGGCGTCAGCCTTGCCGCCATCCGCTTCCTGATGGACTATGTGAAGCGCCACGATTTCAAGTTCTTTGGCGTCTACCGCATTGTGCTGGGCATTATCGTGCTGGCAGTGGCGGCTGTGACGGCAATCTTCTGA
- a CDS encoding potassium channel family protein, with amino-acid sequence MNILVIGCDQVGASLVRDLEHIGHDISLIEKDPEQLKRLDAFDDYRFRGTALVGDPTDPDTLRQGGIDNCDAVAAVSEDDSVNLMAAQIAKSIFRREKVICRVSDPHLQVLYHKAYEIDTICPTVLTEQSVFRALAK; translated from the coding sequence ATGAACATTCTGGTGATCGGCTGCGATCAGGTGGGCGCTTCTCTGGTCCGTGATCTGGAGCACATCGGACACGATATCTCCCTGATCGAAAAAGACCCCGAGCAGCTCAAACGGCTGGATGCTTTCGACGACTACCGCTTCCGTGGCACGGCACTGGTGGGCGACCCCACCGACCCGGATACCCTGCGGCAGGGCGGCATCGACAACTGCGATGCCGTGGCCGCTGTGAGCGAGGACGACTCGGTGAACCTGATGGCGGCACAGATCGCAAAAAGCATCTTCCGCCGGGAAAAGGTCATCTGCCGCGTGTCCGACCCGCATCTGCAGGTGTTGTACCACAAGGCCTACGAGATCGACACCATCTGCCCCACCGTGCTCACCGAGCAATCGGTGTTCCGCGCACTGGCAAAGTAA
- a CDS encoding potassium channel family protein, with translation MKVCIAGGGKVGMYLAQSLLAHHHKVTIIEPQEMLCRTLADSLDIPVICGDAISFDTMRTADVASCDAFVAVTGADENNLVACQIAKREFGVNRTVARASNPKNRELLHTLGVDTVVCGTDNLSHILEREIETDTIRQLLSLGGGTASLNEILLPENFQFAGQAVKDIPMPGDVILVCITRDAEFIIPHGNTTLLPWDRILCLTQDDTLHLLMDAWGLSGK, from the coding sequence ATGAAAGTTTGTATTGCAGGCGGCGGCAAAGTGGGCATGTATCTGGCCCAGAGCCTGCTGGCCCACCACCACAAAGTGACCATCATCGAGCCGCAGGAGATGCTCTGCCGCACGCTGGCGGATTCGCTGGATATCCCGGTGATCTGCGGCGATGCCATCAGCTTTGACACCATGCGCACGGCCGACGTAGCCAGCTGCGACGCCTTTGTGGCCGTGACCGGTGCGGACGAGAACAACCTTGTTGCCTGCCAGATCGCAAAGCGGGAGTTTGGCGTGAACCGCACCGTGGCCCGGGCCTCCAACCCCAAGAACCGGGAGCTGCTGCACACGCTGGGCGTGGATACCGTGGTGTGCGGCACCGACAACCTGAGCCACATCCTCGAGCGCGAGATCGAGACCGACACCATCCGTCAGCTGCTGTCGCTGGGCGGCGGCACGGCCAGCCTGAACGAGATCCTGCTGCCGGAGAACTTCCAGTTTGCAGGGCAGGCGGTCAAGGACATCCCCATGCCGGGCGACGTCATTCTGGTGTGCATCACCCGCGATGCGGAGTTTATCATCCCCCACGGCAACACCACCCTGCTGCCATGGGACCGCATCCTCTGCCTGACCCAGGATGACACCCTGCACCTGCTGATGGACGCATGGGGCCTTTCCGGCAAATGA
- a CDS encoding PH domain-containing protein produces MTERSFHPFAVLHFLRKTILLYLLPLLQVLFARNWAALRTALVQGAALLAVIAAVSAAVLHTSRWQVDEHGTLRVCWRLGVRLDRCLKAGQLAAVTLERPLLYRLAGASRVVLYPAGQKRTLTLLLNAQDAQLLADCMMPRRDAVAHTPRGGEKLAFAVLGANGLSTLALLALAVRQSRPYVPDAQTAAFAHLNQLAAWAARWLPMGTAWLLVLGGVLFCASLARSAAHAAHYTVWRTESHLGSRGGFVHRYEMRLALEHLSYADLRRSPATRALGCCPVFVTAGSCRPEIPLLVWREDSPFLQELLPGFALPPKAPVDTAGRSIPAYFLPAGIPCGLCLLLTAVSRYTLPALTVPLLVVTAVFAALLAGAAVGYRREGIWLQDGHLTLRRQRGFHLHEICVLCPAPALTALRSPWAAAVGRTDLTLTFPGGVKCKVRSVKCSELPFLLF; encoded by the coding sequence ATGACCGAACGCAGCTTTCACCCGTTTGCGGTGCTGCATTTTCTGCGCAAGACCATCCTGCTCTATCTGCTGCCGCTTTTGCAGGTGCTGTTTGCCCGCAACTGGGCGGCGCTGCGCACGGCTCTGGTGCAGGGCGCGGCACTGCTGGCGGTGATTGCTGCCGTGAGTGCTGCCGTGCTCCATACAAGCCGCTGGCAGGTGGATGAACACGGGACCCTGCGGGTGTGCTGGCGGCTGGGTGTGCGGCTGGACCGCTGCCTGAAGGCCGGGCAGCTGGCAGCGGTCACGCTGGAACGGCCCCTGCTTTACCGGCTGGCCGGTGCAAGCCGGGTGGTGCTGTACCCTGCCGGGCAAAAGCGCACCCTGACCCTGCTTTTGAACGCACAGGACGCACAGCTTCTGGCCGACTGCATGATGCCGCGCCGGGACGCCGTGGCCCACACCCCGCGCGGCGGCGAAAAGCTGGCCTTTGCGGTGCTGGGTGCCAACGGCCTTTCCACCCTTGCCCTTCTGGCGCTGGCCGTCAGGCAGAGCAGGCCCTATGTGCCGGACGCACAGACGGCCGCCTTTGCCCACCTGAACCAGCTGGCAGCGTGGGCGGCACGCTGGCTGCCCATGGGCACGGCATGGCTGCTGGTGCTGGGCGGCGTGCTGTTCTGCGCAAGCCTTGCGCGCAGCGCGGCCCATGCAGCCCACTACACCGTGTGGCGCACCGAGAGCCATCTTGGCAGCCGGGGCGGCTTTGTGCACCGGTACGAAATGCGCCTTGCGCTGGAGCACCTGAGCTATGCAGACCTGCGCCGCTCGCCTGCCACCCGGGCGCTGGGCTGCTGTCCGGTGTTCGTCACGGCAGGCAGCTGCCGACCCGAGATCCCGCTTCTGGTCTGGCGGGAGGACAGTCCCTTTCTGCAGGAGCTGCTGCCCGGCTTTGCCCTGCCGCCCAAAGCGCCGGTGGACACAGCAGGCCGCAGCATCCCGGCGTATTTTCTGCCTGCCGGCATCCCCTGCGGGCTGTGTCTGCTGCTGACGGCGGTATCCCGCTACACCCTGCCCGCCCTCACGGTGCCGCTGCTGGTGGTCACCGCCGTGTTTGCGGCCCTGCTTGCAGGTGCGGCTGTCGGCTACCGCAGGGAGGGCATCTGGCTGCAGGACGGGCATCTGACCCTGCGCCGGCAGCGCGGCTTTCACCTGCACGAGATCTGTGTGCTGTGCCCTGCACCGGCCCTGACGGCCCTGCGCTCCCCCTGGGCAGCGGCGGTGGGGCGCACCGATCTTACCCTCACCTTTCCGGGCGGGGTGAAGTGCAAGGTGCGCAGCGTGAAGTGCAGTGAATTGCCTTTTTTGCTTTTCTGA
- a CDS encoding HAD family hydrolase, with protein MIKTVLFDLDGTLLNTIDDLSDAGNWVCEQHGWPTFTVEQFKHMVGNGIPKLVERFSPENARTPEQLAATLAEFTARYDAHKEDKTAPYPGIPELLDALRAKGIQCAVFSNKADPLCGKIIAHYFGTGRFDAVRGSRPGVPTKPDPAGLYALMDEIGADRSATLFVGDSDVDILTGHNAGLPAMGALWGFRGRAELTAAGADALAAVPEDIFTYIQKS; from the coding sequence GTGATAAAAACTGTATTATTCGATCTGGACGGCACCCTTCTGAACACCATCGACGACCTTTCCGATGCGGGAAACTGGGTATGTGAACAGCACGGCTGGCCCACCTTTACGGTGGAACAGTTCAAGCACATGGTGGGCAACGGCATCCCGAAGCTGGTGGAGCGCTTCTCGCCGGAGAATGCCCGCACGCCGGAGCAGCTGGCGGCCACGCTGGCTGAGTTCACCGCCCGGTACGACGCCCACAAGGAGGACAAGACGGCCCCCTATCCCGGCATCCCGGAGCTGCTGGACGCGCTGCGGGCAAAAGGCATCCAGTGCGCAGTGTTCTCCAACAAGGCCGACCCTCTGTGCGGCAAGATCATCGCCCACTATTTCGGCACCGGCCGCTTTGATGCTGTGCGCGGCAGCAGGCCCGGCGTGCCCACCAAGCCGGACCCCGCCGGGCTCTATGCGCTGATGGACGAGATCGGTGCGGACCGCTCTGCCACCCTGTTCGTGGGCGACAGCGATGTGGACATCCTCACCGGGCACAATGCCGGACTGCCCGCCATGGGCGCGCTGTGGGGCTTCCGGGGCCGTGCAGAGCTGACCGCTGCCGGTGCGGATGCACTGGCGGCAGTGCCGGAGGATATTTTTACCTATATCCAGAAGAGTTGA
- the serS gene encoding serine--tRNA ligase, with translation MLDIKFVRENPDAVKENIKKKFQDAKLPLVDEVIEKDAKYRACLKEVEALKAARNKLSKANGPLFGQLKKCTDEAQKAELQAQIDANNAAVKADADKMAELEKEEETLSARIQEIMYTIPQMIDPSVPIGPDDTYNVEAQRFGEPVVPDFPIPYHTEIMESFDGIDMDAAGRVAGNGFYYLLGNIARLHEAVLAYARDFMIDKGFTYVIPPFMMHGNVVQGVMSFPEMDAMMYKIEGEDLYLIGTSEHTMIGRFIDQTLDEATLPLTLTSYSPCFRKEKGAHGIEERGIYRIHQFEKQEMIVVCRPDESADWYEKLWKNSVELFRSMEIPVRQLNCCSGDLADLKVKSCDIEAWSPRQQKYFEVCSCSNLGDAQARRLHIRVKGKDGKTYLAHTLNNTCVAPPRMLIAFLENHLQADGTVTIPEVLQPYMGGLKVMVPTHKKN, from the coding sequence ATGCTTGATATCAAATTTGTCCGTGAAAATCCGGACGCTGTCAAGGAAAACATCAAGAAGAAGTTTCAGGATGCAAAGCTCCCGCTGGTGGACGAGGTCATCGAGAAGGATGCCAAGTACCGCGCATGCCTGAAGGAAGTGGAAGCCCTCAAGGCTGCCCGCAACAAGCTGAGCAAGGCCAACGGCCCCCTGTTCGGCCAGCTGAAGAAGTGCACGGATGAGGCACAGAAGGCTGAGCTGCAGGCTCAGATCGATGCCAACAATGCCGCCGTCAAGGCCGACGCCGACAAGATGGCTGAGCTGGAAAAGGAAGAAGAGACCCTGTCCGCACGCATTCAGGAGATCATGTACACCATCCCGCAGATGATCGATCCCAGCGTGCCCATCGGCCCGGATGATACCTACAACGTGGAAGCACAGCGCTTTGGTGAGCCTGTGGTCCCCGATTTCCCCATCCCGTACCACACCGAGATCATGGAGAGCTTCGACGGCATCGATATGGACGCCGCAGGCCGCGTGGCCGGCAACGGTTTCTACTATCTGCTGGGCAACATCGCCCGCCTGCACGAGGCTGTGCTGGCCTATGCCCGCGACTTTATGATCGATAAGGGCTTCACCTACGTGATCCCTCCCTTCATGATGCACGGCAACGTGGTGCAGGGCGTCATGTCCTTCCCGGAAATGGATGCCATGATGTATAAGATCGAGGGTGAGGACCTGTACCTGATCGGCACCAGCGAGCACACCATGATCGGCCGCTTCATCGACCAGACTCTGGACGAGGCCACTCTGCCCCTGACCCTGACCTCCTACAGCCCCTGCTTCCGCAAGGAAAAGGGCGCTCACGGCATCGAGGAGCGCGGCATTTACCGCATCCACCAGTTCGAGAAGCAGGAAATGATCGTGGTCTGCCGCCCCGACGAGAGCGCTGACTGGTACGAGAAGCTGTGGAAGAACTCTGTGGAACTGTTCCGCAGCATGGAGATCCCGGTGCGTCAGCTGAACTGCTGCTCCGGCGACCTGGCCGACCTGAAGGTGAAGAGCTGCGATATCGAGGCTTGGAGCCCCCGCCAGCAGAAGTACTTCGAGGTCTGCTCCTGCTCCAATTTGGGCGATGCACAGGCACGCCGCCTGCACATCCGCGTGAAGGGCAAGGACGGCAAGACCTATCTGGCCCACACCCTGAACAACACCTGCGTGGCACCTCCGCGTATGCTGATCGCCTTCCTGGAGAACCACCTGCAGGCCGACGGCACCGTGACCATTCCCGAAGTGCTGCAGCCGTATATGGGCGGCCTGAAGGTCATGGTCCCCACCCACAAGAAGAACTAA
- a CDS encoding ParB/RepB/Spo0J family partition protein, whose translation MARGKGGLGRGLDSLFEDAAPVFESGAKVDTLPLREIEPDPEQPRKTFDEETLGELAASIAEHGLLQPIAVRPRPRGGYSIVAGERRWRACRMAGLNDVPVVIKEVSDEQAMELALVENLQREDLDPVEEAAGIRELMTRCGLTQEQAAQKLGKSRSALANSLRLLNLPENVLELLKSGFINIGHAKVILSLPTPELQEQAAQIIADNQLNVRQAEALCKKLAKPAKEPREPQPRGTLPVEVEESLKQVLGSEVNVAYHDGKGKLTVHFYSDEQLRAFANLLGQYQNEE comes from the coding sequence ATGGCAAGAGGAAAAGGAGGGCTTGGCCGCGGGCTGGACAGTCTGTTTGAAGATGCCGCCCCGGTTTTTGAGTCCGGCGCAAAGGTAGATACCTTGCCCCTGCGTGAGATCGAACCGGACCCGGAACAGCCGCGCAAGACCTTTGACGAGGAAACGCTGGGCGAGCTGGCCGCAAGCATTGCAGAGCACGGCCTGCTGCAGCCCATCGCGGTGCGTCCACGTCCGCGGGGCGGCTACAGCATCGTGGCGGGTGAGCGCCGCTGGCGTGCCTGCCGTATGGCAGGGCTGAACGATGTGCCGGTGGTCATCAAGGAGGTCAGCGACGAGCAGGCCATGGAGCTGGCTCTGGTGGAAAACCTGCAGCGCGAGGATCTGGACCCGGTGGAAGAAGCGGCCGGCATCCGGGAGCTGATGACCCGCTGCGGCCTGACGCAGGAGCAGGCGGCACAGAAGCTGGGCAAGAGCCGCAGCGCACTGGCCAACAGCCTGCGCCTGCTGAACCTGCCGGAAAACGTGCTGGAACTGCTGAAAAGCGGCTTCATCAATATCGGCCATGCAAAGGTGATCCTGAGCCTGCCCACGCCGGAGCTGCAGGAGCAGGCGGCGCAGATCATCGCGGACAACCAGCTGAACGTGCGTCAGGCCGAGGCACTGTGCAAAAAGCTGGCAAAGCCCGCAAAGGAGCCCAGAGAGCCCCAGCCGCGCGGCACTCTGCCGGTGGAGGTGGAAGAAAGCCTCAAGCAGGTGCTGGGCAGCGAGGTGAACGTGGCCTACCACGACGGCAAGGGCAAGCTGACCGTGCATTTCTATTCAGACGAGCAGCTGCGGGCCTTTGCCAACCTGCTGGGACAGTACCAGAACGAAGAATAA
- a CDS encoding ParA family protein produces MAKIVAIANQKGGVGKTTTAVNLSSCVAALGKRVLIVDLDPQGNTTTGYGIPKRSVEKGTYEILIGEARASEAIRKTEYRTDVIGSNTRLAGASLEMIDLPARESRLRKALAEVQKDYDFIFIDCPPSLDLLTLNGLSACDSVLIPVQCEYYALEGLSELISTLKTIRKKYNPYLDIEGVVFTMFSLRYNLTVQVVEQVQKYFGSKVYKTTIPRSIRISEAPSYGQPINFYEPKGKGSEAYMDLAIEFVKNNRPHEPKKARSKSAPVAEQTKNALED; encoded by the coding sequence GTGGCAAAAATTGTAGCAATTGCGAACCAGAAGGGCGGCGTTGGCAAAACCACCACCGCCGTCAACCTGTCGTCCTGCGTTGCGGCGCTGGGCAAGCGGGTGCTCATCGTAGACCTTGATCCGCAGGGCAATACCACCACCGGCTACGGCATCCCGAAGCGCAGCGTGGAAAAGGGGACCTACGAGATCCTGATCGGTGAGGCACGGGCCTCCGAGGCCATCCGTAAGACCGAGTACCGCACCGATGTCATCGGCTCCAACACCCGTCTGGCCGGTGCCAGTCTGGAAATGATCGACCTGCCCGCTCGCGAGAGCCGCCTGCGCAAGGCGCTGGCCGAGGTGCAGAAGGACTATGACTTCATCTTTATCGATTGTCCGCCCAGTCTGGACCTGCTCACCCTGAACGGCCTGAGTGCCTGCGACAGCGTTCTCATTCCGGTGCAGTGTGAGTATTACGCGCTGGAGGGCCTTTCGGAGCTGATCAGCACCTTAAAGACCATCCGCAAAAAGTACAATCCGTATCTGGATATCGAGGGCGTGGTGTTCACCATGTTCTCGCTGCGGTATAACCTGACCGTGCAGGTGGTGGAGCAGGTGCAGAAGTATTTCGGCTCCAAGGTGTACAAGACCACCATCCCGCGCTCCATCCGCATTTCGGAGGCGCCCAGCTACGGCCAGCCCATCAATTTCTATGAGCCCAAGGGCAAGGGCAGCGAAGCGTACATGGATCTGGCAATCGAATTTGTCAAGAACAACCGCCCGCACGAGCCCAAAAAGGCCCGCAGCAAAAGTGCACCCGTCGCAGAGCAGACGAAAAATGCTCTGGAAGATTAA